Below is a window of Zygosaccharomyces rouxii strain CBS732 chromosome C complete sequence DNA.
tttgaaaacattaggtttcaatttaaattatccaaatccaatgaatttcttgagAAGAATTTCTAAAGCTGATGACTACGATATACAGTCACGAACGTTAGccaaatttcttcttgagatATCATTAATGGATTTTAGATTTATCggaattttaccatcattaTGTGCCGCTGCTGCAATGTTTTTATCAAGAAAAATGTTAGGTAAGGGTAAATGGGATGGTAATTTAATTCATTATAGTGGTGGTTATACGAAGGAACAATTAGCTCCAGTCTGTCATATGATAATGGATTATTTGGTGAGTCCCATGGTACATGACGAATTTCATAGAAAATACCaatcaagaagatttatGAAAGCTTCGATAATATCCGTCCAATGGGCATTAAAAGTAAGGAAAAACGGATACGATATAATGACATTGCATGAATAGGTGCTAccccattttttttttttcattttctctttcttccctttccatttttttctttcttctcgatcatctttttttttttttttttttattctcaTTAACTATTTCGTCGTCTGAGAAGTATTCCAATTTGATTCTTAGCTTCTCTACATTTTATACCAATTTTCCTCATTTCGTATTTCCTCTTAATATCTAATGTGTAGTTTAatcatttaattttattacAATGGAAACGAAATGCggaaataaaaaaaatgcaaataaTTATACGTTAAGCTCTATCTAATATTACACTGAAAACAACGAATCTAAGCTATCGTTTTCTGTCTGATTTTTACACCAATCATAAACTTTATAATAAATAGCACCATATTTTGgttttttaaattttaagATCAGTGAATCTAATCTTGTTTGTGGGGATgcaatttcattaattaattctttgcaaagaatttgaaaactttgaTCATTTAGGACATCAATATCACCACTATAGTGTTTAAAGGTTTCATCCCAAATCGGATTGTTTCTTTGTGAGATTTTCCTAGCTACGAACATGGACATTGCACTCATCACAGAAGGTTTAAtgttgataaatttatGACAACACATGGTATATTCTAataagaatttaccaatgcTTCTAGTTTGAAAATCATAGGAATCTGCTTTAGAAATTCTTcttaaaaaattcattggatTTGGCCAAGCAATATCAAATGATAATGAGGTTAGCATAAACATTTCTGCACTCTTAATATCATGCTTTGACGCAGCACCATCTGTAATGTAGGCATAATCGGATAATTTCGGTAAGGTtacttcttcaaattttgcCGCTATGAATAAAGAAGTTACTGCCAGCAGTTGTAATTTACTCAAAGTAACTTTGTTCTTTGCTAGAAATCTATCCATAATGTTGATCGTTAAGAAAAGGGTTTCGGGATagcattgaaatttttcatggACTTCAACTAACCAATCCACTAAAATTGCTCTCATTGATGGTCTTAAATGATATGGTGAGTCTAAATCCTCCAAATAATTATGAGTAGGTAGTGTTTCGAGTTCCCTCTTATAGAGGTGATCGAAGATTTCATCAGTATATTCTGTTACCATGCAAATATCTGTcttttcatcagaatctAAATCTCTCCATTTAcgtggtgaagaagatttaacCTTTTTAACACTTTTCGACTCCTCTGCtgcttcttgttcttcttcatccttgtaaatagatcttttctttgttgaTGTTAATGATGCTACTTCGCTAGGTTCTCTTCGTATCTTCGTATTAATTCCGGTCTGTTGATGTACTAATTGATGATGCTGTTTTTCTAGTGGTTGTTTTTGTTGATTTACAGGTACTTCTGTTAATGCTCTTCTACTTCTTACCATTGGTGTTGACAAATTAGTATTACTATTAGCATTTGTATTGACATTAGAACTAACATTTTGTTGGCTTTGAGGAGTAACGAAATTATCAGGGTTAAAGGTGTTAGACCTTTTCAACATTGAAATCCTACTTTTTTCCTTTAGATCACTTGTACTCGTATTTGTACTGGTGTTTGCAGCGGTTACAGTATTTTCCATATTTTCTCCACCAGTTCTCTTAACGATATTAGTATTGCCGCTGTTATTGTTACTTCCCATCGTTAGAAATTAAATGTAAAACTGCAATACTGTGCTATGGGAAAACTCTTATCAGCGAACGGTTACAATTGTCGAAGTAGAGGAAGAAGGAATAGAGAAAGAGAGAGCTCAAAGTAATCTTGCTATCttattctctttttaaATATAATGTATGCTGTGCAAAGAAAGGGCGCCAAAAGAGAAGTGGGAGAAAGAAAGAGTTAAAAAAAAGGTCGAACGCGACCAGTCAAAAAGGACCTAATGCCTTAATCACTAGTAGGGAAAAGTTACACCTAGCAAAACTTCCCTTACTTGAAAAGATATATCCTAGattcttgaaatattttCGTATCTCTACGCTTTTAGTATGGTTTTCAGCCAATTGATATTGTAAAACTCCTTGTAGGGTTCAAAAATTAGATTTTAACTTTTAAGCCGTTCGCTCTTTTTGCCCAATATTGTCACAAACCCACGTATAACGCGTAAAATAAGTAGTTGTTTACGCGTTACGGCACGCGTAAACTGTGATTGCAAGCTTACCTTCGTTCACGCGTTACGCGCTACACGTTACACTTTACGCGTTTCGATTTTGTGACTAAGACGCGCCATATAAACGCGTAAAAGAATTCCCTGTGGTGTATGGGTGTTGTGCAAGAAAAGATGCACCTATAGCTgcaagaatttcttggcGTTTGTATATGCATACGTATGTAAACATTCTAGAAAAAAggggaagaaaaaagaattccGAT
It encodes the following:
- a CDS encoding cyclin family protein (similar to uniprot|P30283 Saccharomyces cerevisiae YPR120C CLB5 B-type cyclin with a role in DNA replication during S phase has an additional functional role in formation of mitotic spindles along with Clb3p and Clb4p and uniprot|P32943 Saccharomyces cerevisiae YGR109C CLB6), with product MGSNNNSGNTNIVKRTGGENMENTVTAANTSTNTSTSDLKEKSRISMLKRSNTFNPDNFVTPQSQQNVSSNVNTNANSNTNLSTPMVRSRRALTEVPVNQQKQPLEKQHHQLVHQQTGINTKIRREPSEVASLTSTKKRSIYKDEEEQEAAEESKSVKKVKSSSPRKWRDLDSDEKTDICMVTEYTDEIFDHLYKRELETLPTHNYLEDLDSPYHLRPSMRAILVDWLVEVHEKFQCYPETLFLTINIMDRFLAKNKVTLSKLQLLAVTSLFIAAKFEEVTLPKLSDYAYITDGAASKHDIKSAEMFMLTSLSFDIAWPNPMNFLRRISKADSYDFQTRSIGKFLLEYTMCCHKFINIKPSVMSAMSMFVARKISQRNNPIWDETFKHYSGDIDVLNDQSFQILCKELINEIASPQTRLDSLILKFKKPKYGAIYYKVYDWCKNQTENDSLDSLFSV